Proteins co-encoded in one Crateriforma spongiae genomic window:
- a CDS encoding sulfatase, with protein MLIHRSVLPLIVLIAAGAFCPALLPASDRPNVLFIISDDLNTRIGCYGDPQVQTPNLDALAQRGVRFEHAYCQYPLCGPSRNSMLTGLYPNQTGILVNAAIFRQSIPEQVSLPQAFRRAGYFAARIGKLYHYHVPRSMGTNGNDDPASWEMEINPAGCDRLIEQPDIFSLREGSFGGTLSWYASPRSDEQHTDGMMADEACWVLERCARRDDRPFFLAVGMYRPHTPYVAPKKYFDLYDVDQMPVVQNVQEDIQDVPEAALLSQKKEQDKLTDSLRRECIQAYYASTSFMDAQVGKILAKLDELGLADDTIVVFTSDHGYHLGEKNLWQKMSLFEQSARVPLIIAAPGRQSAVASEAPVGLVDLYPTLTELCDVPTPSPITGQSLVPMLNDPTEPGRGWSITQVRRTQKKQAYMGYSLRTPRFRYTRWDDAKRGVELYDHAADPLEHTNLADQPEFASVCQELENTLSDAISVASSDGETPKIKHPQYLPILIDP; from the coding sequence AACGTGCTGTTTATCATTTCCGATGACTTGAACACTCGCATCGGTTGCTACGGCGATCCACAAGTCCAAACACCAAATCTAGACGCATTGGCGCAACGTGGTGTCCGGTTCGAACACGCCTATTGCCAATATCCATTGTGCGGCCCCAGTCGCAATTCAATGCTGACCGGTCTGTATCCCAACCAAACCGGCATCCTGGTCAACGCGGCTATCTTTCGACAAAGCATTCCTGAACAAGTCAGTTTGCCGCAAGCGTTTAGACGTGCCGGATACTTCGCGGCACGCATCGGCAAGCTTTATCACTATCACGTGCCCCGTAGCATGGGCACCAACGGGAACGACGATCCCGCATCCTGGGAAATGGAAATCAATCCGGCCGGATGCGATCGATTGATTGAACAACCCGACATCTTTTCGCTACGTGAAGGCAGCTTTGGCGGCACACTTTCCTGGTACGCATCACCTCGCAGTGACGAACAGCACACCGATGGGATGATGGCGGACGAAGCTTGCTGGGTTCTGGAACGCTGTGCCCGGCGTGACGACCGCCCATTCTTTTTGGCCGTTGGCATGTACCGCCCTCACACCCCGTACGTTGCGCCAAAGAAGTACTTCGATCTTTACGACGTCGACCAAATGCCGGTCGTGCAGAACGTCCAAGAAGACATCCAGGACGTCCCCGAAGCGGCGCTGCTTAGCCAAAAAAAGGAACAAGACAAATTAACCGATTCCCTGCGGCGTGAATGCATCCAAGCCTATTATGCCAGCACCAGTTTTATGGATGCCCAGGTCGGCAAAATTCTGGCCAAGCTGGACGAACTGGGGTTGGCCGATGACACCATCGTGGTTTTTACCAGTGACCACGGCTATCACTTGGGCGAAAAGAACCTGTGGCAAAAGATGAGCCTGTTCGAACAGAGCGCCCGGGTCCCATTGATCATTGCCGCCCCCGGTCGACAGTCCGCCGTCGCCAGCGAAGCTCCGGTGGGCTTGGTGGATTTGTATCCGACCCTAACCGAACTGTGCGACGTGCCCACGCCGTCGCCGATCACCGGCCAATCCCTGGTACCGATGCTGAACGATCCGACCGAACCGGGGCGCGGATGGTCGATCACCCAAGTGCGGCGGACACAAAAAAAACAGGCCTACATGGGATACAGTCTGCGGACGCCCCGATTTCGGTACACTCGCTGGGACGACGCGAAACGTGGGGTCGAACTTTATGACCACGCCGCCGATCCGCTGGAACACACCAATCTGGCGGACCAACCGGAATTCGCAAGTGTTTGTCAGGAACTGGAAAACACCCTATCGGATGCGATTTCGGTCGCATCATCCGACGGCGAGACCCCGAAGATCAAGCATCCTCAATACCTGCCGATCTTGATCGACCCATAA